A genome region from Meriones unguiculatus strain TT.TT164.6M chromosome 2, Bangor_MerUng_6.1, whole genome shotgun sequence includes the following:
- the Socs6 gene encoding suppressor of cytokine signaling 6, protein MKKISLKTFRKSFNLSKSKDEAEFMVVQPQSLAGDFVRDDSLFGSCYGKDVASCDLGSEDDKGKSRSKSESLMGTLKRRLSAKQKAKGKGGTAPTDEDSFSSASAPGGLKEVRAPRPIRSTSLRSHHYSPTPWPLRPTSSEETCIKMEVRVKALVHAASPGPVNGVRKELRDLQPRELRDLQPEPRPESRCSPGSPGDLRLHLEEHVPVVIGLMSQDYLQYTVPLDDGLCPLEGPRSCCLDTSSPMEVSAVPLPGASVACSEDDGQLDQDLVVGPEILVDSSGNDLLIGTAGVVLQSPRAGHDDAPPLSPLLPPLQNNPIQRNFGSLSGQDMHMADSVRCHLNFDPNSAPGVSRVYDSVQSSGPMVVTSLTEELKKLAKQGWYWGPITRWEAEGKLANVPDGSFLVRDSSDDRYLLSLSFRSHGKTLHTRIEHSNGRFSFYEQPDVEGHTSIVDLIEHSIRDSENGAFCYSRSRLPGSATYPVRLTNPVSRFMQVRSLQYLCRFVIRQYTRIDLIQKLPLPNKMKDYLQEKHY, encoded by the coding sequence ATGAAGAAAATCAGTCTGAAAACCTTCAGGAAATCTTTCAACCTGAGTAAAAGCAAAGACGAAGCCGAGTTCATGGTGGTTCAGCCCCAGTCCCTTGCTGGCGACTTCGTGAGAGATGACTCCTTATTTGGGAGCTGCTATGGCAAAGATGTGGCCAGCTGCGACCTTGGCAGTGAGGACGACAAAGGGAAGAGCAGGTCCAAAAGCGAGAGCCTCATGGGCACCTTGAAGAGGCGGTTGTCTGCCAAACAGAAGGCCAAGGGCAAAGGCGGCACTGCGCCCACCGATGAGGACTCCTTCTCCTCAGCCTCAGCGCCTGGTGGCCTCAAAGAAGTGCGTGCCCCGCGGCCCATCCGCTCCACATCACTGCGCAGCCACCACTACAGCCCAACGCCCTGGCCGCTGCGTCCCACCAGCTCGGAGGAGACGTGCATCAAGATGGAGGTGCGGGTGAAGGCGCTGGTGCATGCTGCCAGCCCCGGCCCAGTCAACGGTGTGCGCAAGGAGCTGCGGGACCTGCAGCCCAGGGAGCTGCGGGACCTGCAGCCAGAGCCGCGCCCGGAGTCCCGCTGCAGTCCCGGCTCCCCTGGGGACCTGCGCCTCCACCTGGAGGAACACGTGCCTGTAGTTATCGGACTCATGTCTCAGGACTACCTTCAGTACACCGTGCCTTTAGACGACGGGCTGTGCCCTCTGGAAGGGCCGCGCAGCTGCTGCCTGGATACGTCCTCTCCCATGGAGGTGTCGGCCGTGCCCCTGCCAGGGGCCAGTGTCGCCTGCTCCGAAGACGACGGTCAGCTGGACCAGGACCTGGTGGTAGGCCCAGAGATCCTTGTGGATTCATCGGGAAACGACTTGTTGATTGGCACCGCAGGAGTCGTGTTGCAGAGCCCTAGGGCAGGTCACGATGACGCCCCTCCCCTCTCACCATTGCTACCTCCACTGCAGAATAACCCAATCCAAAGGAACTTCGGCAGCCTCTCCGGCCAGGACATGCACATGGCTGACAGCGTTCGCTGCCATTTGAACTTCGATCCTAACTCTGCCCCAGGGGTCTCGAGGGTTTATGACTCAGTGCAGAGTAGTGGCCCGATGGTTGTTACAAGTCTCACAGAGGAGCTGAAGAAGCTTGCAAAACAGGGCTGGTACTGGGGCCCCATCAcacgctgggaggcagaggggaaGCTGGCGAACGTGCCAGATGGGTCTTTTCTTGTTCGGGATAGTTCTGATGACCGTTACCTTCTAAGCCTGAGCTTTCGCTCCCATGGGAAAACACTTCACACTAGAATTGAGCACTCGAACGGCAGGTTCAGCTTTTATGAACAGCCAGATGTGGAAGGGCACACATCTATAGTTGACTTAATTGAGCATTCAATCAGGGACTCTGAAAATGGAGCGTTTTGTTATTCAAGGTCTCGGTTGCCTGGATCTGCGACTTACCCGGTCAGACTGACCAATCCAGTGTCACGGTTCATGCAGGTGCGCTCTCTGCAGTATCTGTGTCGCTTCGTTATACGTCAGTACACCAGAATAGACCTAATTCAGAAACTGCCTTTGCCAAACAAAATGAAGGATTATTTGCAGGAGAAGCACTACTGA